TAAATCTAGTATGCCTATGATGTCTTGGGGGTCAGCTGGGCATTGGGCCCCGTGGGTCTCCGCGTATCTCTAGTTGGGGTTCTTGGCGGTGCCTAATGATCGCTTAGCCGGCGGTAAATATCAAATAACTGGAGCTTGCAGATGAAGTAATCACCGGTCAGCGATTCTTAAAGCAGCCCTCGGCTCAATGTATTCCTGTGGTCCTCCAAGCCCCACAACCCCCACTCACCACCCCTCCCTGCTCCATCATGTCCGATTACGAAAAAGGCGAAAAAAACGAACACCTCGAGGACGTTGCTGTTCACAGCGAAGAACAGCTCTCGGCTCCTCTTGACGAAAAGGCCGACAGGCGACTCGTGCGAAAGTTGGATTGGAACCTTCTTCCGTAAGTATGCTGTCACTTAGACTTTATCACGACTGACACCAAAGATTCGTTTCTTATTATACTTGCTCTCGTTCTTGGATCGTTCCAACATCGGAAATGCGCGCGTCGCTGGCTTGGTGACTGATATTGGCCTCAAGGGGCTCCAATACAATATCTGCGCGGCAGTGTTTTTCATTACTTACTCAGTCAGTTTGTTTTATCACGTCACTGCAAGTCTAACCTTGCATTCAGGCTGCCGAAATCCCGTCTAACATGGCGTTGAAGCTGCTCCGTCCTTCCATTTGGATTCCCTCAATCATGGTGGCTTGGGGCTTGGTCATGACTTTTATGTGTTTCGTCAAGGACTTCAAAGGTCTCCTCATGTAAGTTTCTCCACTTGACCCAGCCCGTGCCAAGTAGATTATTTTGAGCGTGGTGCCGCGCACATCTCATCCCAACGCCACACCACGTGCGTATGATCTGACCTCAATTTCGTAGTGCCCGTCTCTTCCTCGGCTTGACTGAAGCCGGATTATTCCCTGGTGTCAACTTTACATTTCTATGTGGTACAAACGCTCTGAGCTTGCTCGTCGTGTTGCACTTTTCTTTTCGGCTGCTACCATTGCCGGTGCATTTGGCGGTCTTTTGGCCTTTGGGTGCGTTGTGATTCGAAATCGACAGGTCTGACGTATTTGACTGATTGATTACCCTAATTCAGAATCGACCACATGGAGGGCGTTGGTGGTCTACATGGTTGGGCTTGGATTGTGAGTAAATTCCTTCTAATCACGCAATGGTAGAAATCCAACTAGAGATGTTCCACAGTTCGCGCTTGAGGGTATGCTTACAGTAATCGTGGCCATAGTTGCGTTCTTCTATCTTCATGATGTAAGTATTGGGTCCATGCACCTCATGTCCAAACTTACCATAGTTCTAGTACCCGAAACTGCTCGTTTTCT
This genomic interval from Rhizoctonia solani chromosome 11, complete sequence contains the following:
- a CDS encoding major facilitator superfamily transporter translates to MSDYEKGEKNEHLEDVAVHSEEQLSAPLDEKADRRLTLSRLTPKIRFLLYLLSFLDRSNIGNARVAGLVTDIGLKGLQYNICAAVFFITYSAAEIPSNMALKLLRPSIWIPSIMVAWGLVMTFMCFVKDFKGLLIARLFLGLTEAGLFPGVNFTFLCGTNALSLLVVLHFSFRLLPLPVHLAVFWPLESTTWRALVVYMVGLGLNPTRDVPQFALEGMLTVIVAIVAFFYLHDVSIGSMHLMSKLTIVLVPETARFLTPEEKLAVRARITRDANSLATHFDIKFVWQALGDWKSWMQVIIYTGILIPVYAFSLFLPTIITGLGYSGPQAQLLSVPPYVVACIVTIAPGAGYAATIIAACGVFPTVAVAIAWAGNNAGGELKRGVVLAMTIGFGNLGGISSLPPGHGVVIGVLCMSWVASLIAVVVYRRLNTQKDELCAREDIVDNEERRTEYRDLGDASPLFRYTI